The Brevibacillus brevis genome contains a region encoding:
- the ybeY gene encoding rRNA maturation RNase YbeY, which yields MLSVEILHEEIEPIDENLQNLLVRCLEAAAKLEDVQGEVVVTLVNNERIHELNRDYRGVDRPTDVLSFAMNEPGEGEMEIFIDEDEASEFPNMLGDIIISVPKAHEQAEDYGHSFERELGFLTVHGFLHLLGYDHGTPEEEKEMFSRQEKVLEQIGLTR from the coding sequence GTGTTATCTGTAGAAATCCTTCATGAAGAAATCGAACCGATCGATGAGAATTTGCAAAACCTGCTTGTACGTTGCCTGGAAGCAGCGGCAAAGCTGGAAGACGTACAAGGAGAGGTAGTTGTCACGCTGGTGAACAACGAGCGCATCCACGAGCTGAATCGCGACTATCGTGGCGTTGATCGGCCAACGGATGTTCTGTCCTTTGCGATGAACGAACCGGGTGAAGGGGAAATGGAAATCTTCATCGATGAGGATGAGGCCAGCGAGTTTCCGAATATGCTGGGAGATATCATTATCTCGGTGCCAAAAGCACATGAGCAGGCCGAAGACTATGGTCATTCATTCGAACGCGAACTCGGATTTCTCACGGTTCATGGTTTTCTTCACCTTCTGGGCTATGATCATGGGACGCCAGAAGAAGAGAAGGAAATGTTTTCACGTCAAGAAAAGGTTCTGGAACAAATCGGCTTGACGAGGTAG
- a CDS encoding cytidine deaminase, whose product MDKQALLAQAIEARKLAYVPYSKFQVGAALLAERGKVYLGGNIENAAYSLCNCAERTALFKAYSEGDRTYKALAVAADTPQAVSPCGACRQVMAELCPPDMPVFLTNLKGDIWETTVSALLPGAFTKEDLRG is encoded by the coding sequence ATGGATAAACAAGCATTATTAGCACAAGCAATCGAAGCCAGAAAGCTCGCTTATGTACCGTACTCCAAGTTTCAGGTAGGAGCAGCTCTTTTAGCTGAGAGAGGCAAGGTTTATTTGGGAGGCAATATTGAAAATGCAGCGTACTCGCTGTGCAACTGCGCAGAGCGTACGGCTCTTTTTAAAGCGTATTCGGAAGGTGATCGGACTTACAAGGCATTAGCCGTTGCTGCCGATACACCGCAAGCTGTATCACCGTGCGGGGCTTGCCGACAAGTCATGGCAGAGCTGTGCCCGCCGGACATGCCTGTATTTTTGACGAATCTCAAAGGCGACATTTGGGAAACGACAGTATCTGCCCTGCTGCCAGGCGCATTCACCAAGGAGGATTTACGTGGATAA
- a CDS encoding YqzL family protein has product MLRDFSWRVFASTGDIHAYLLYRDHHQTDVSSEETSFDLAQEELGDTQACL; this is encoded by the coding sequence ATGCTTCGTGACTTTTCTTGGAGAGTTTTCGCTTCAACCGGTGACATCCATGCTTACCTTCTCTACCGTGATCACCATCAAACGGATGTTTCCAGCGAGGAAACCTCGTTTGATCTCGCCCAGGAAGAATTGGGTGACACGCAGGCATGCTTGTAA
- the era gene encoding GTPase Era translates to MDNRKTKQSFKSGFVSIVGRPNVGKSTLLNHIVGHKIAIMSNKPQTTRNKITAVHTTEEGQIIFLDTPGIHKPQSKLGNYMVSVAENTLNEVDLVLFVVDATEKRGAGDDYIIERLKQVKTPVFLVINKIDKVHPEALLPIIDDYRKLYDFKQIVPISALEGNNTGSLQQAILGEMEEGPMYYPADQVTDHPERFVAAELIREKVLHLTREEVPHSIAVVIEEMKRGENGKTLYIYAAIYVERDSQRGILIGQKGQMLKEIGQRARKDIERLMGDQVFLELWIKVKKDWRNQERMLRNFGFYDEQ, encoded by the coding sequence GTGGATAATCGCAAGACCAAGCAATCGTTTAAATCGGGATTTGTCTCCATTGTGGGACGCCCAAATGTTGGAAAATCAACACTGTTGAATCATATTGTGGGACATAAAATCGCCATCATGTCCAATAAGCCGCAGACCACACGCAACAAAATTACGGCTGTGCATACGACAGAAGAGGGACAAATTATTTTCTTGGATACACCGGGGATTCACAAGCCTCAATCCAAACTCGGAAACTACATGGTTTCCGTTGCCGAAAATACGTTGAACGAAGTAGACCTCGTTTTGTTTGTTGTCGATGCAACAGAAAAACGCGGAGCCGGGGACGACTACATCATCGAGCGGTTGAAGCAGGTCAAAACGCCAGTATTTTTGGTCATCAACAAAATTGACAAAGTGCACCCGGAAGCACTGCTGCCGATTATTGACGATTACCGCAAATTATATGATTTCAAGCAAATTGTTCCAATCTCTGCACTGGAAGGTAACAATACGGGATCATTGCAGCAGGCTATTTTGGGTGAAATGGAAGAAGGCCCGATGTATTACCCTGCAGATCAGGTGACAGACCATCCGGAACGCTTTGTAGCAGCCGAGTTGATTCGGGAAAAAGTTCTGCATTTGACGAGAGAAGAAGTACCTCACTCCATTGCTGTTGTAATTGAAGAGATGAAACGGGGCGAAAATGGCAAAACCCTTTACATTTACGCGGCCATTTACGTAGAGCGGGATTCTCAGCGCGGAATTTTGATCGGGCAAAAAGGCCAGATGCTCAAAGAAATCGGTCAACGGGCGCGTAAGGATATCGAGCGGCTGATGGGTGACCAAGTATTTTTGGAGCTCTGGATCAAAGTGAAAAAGGATTGGCGCAACCAAGAGCGGATGCTGCGTAACTTCGGTTTCTATGACGAGCAATAA
- a CDS encoding diacylglycerol kinase family protein has protein sequence MKEWRRLTRSFAYALQGISYTVRTQRNMQIHVAAAILVLAAAWWLQIPRSDVLLVLFSIGLVFSLELVNTAIEAVVDLASPEWHAKAKIAKDVGAGAVLVAAILSLIIGVLVFGQPLLQKVWG, from the coding sequence TTGAAGGAATGGCGACGATTGACTCGCAGCTTCGCCTACGCTCTGCAAGGAATTTCCTATACCGTACGGACACAGCGAAACATGCAAATCCATGTAGCCGCAGCCATTTTGGTGCTGGCGGCAGCGTGGTGGCTGCAGATACCCCGCAGCGATGTTTTGCTGGTCCTTTTTTCTATCGGTCTGGTCTTCTCCCTTGAGCTGGTAAATACCGCGATTGAAGCAGTCGTGGATTTAGCTTCCCCGGAATGGCACGCCAAGGCGAAGATTGCCAAAGATGTGGGGGCAGGAGCTGTGCTTGTGGCGGCAATCCTGTCTCTCATCATCGGAGTCCTCGTATTTGGACAGCCACTGTTGCAAAAAGTATGGGGATAG